From the Halalkalicoccus sp. CGA53 genome, one window contains:
- a CDS encoding DUF7128 family protein, with protein sequence MVAQTTREDGTWFECEACGLLFDERESARQHERTCDAEEPTYIQ encoded by the coding sequence ATGGTCGCACAGACCACACGCGAGGACGGGACCTGGTTCGAGTGCGAAGCCTGCGGGCTGCTCTTCGACGAGCGCGAGAGCGCGCGGCAGCACGAACGGACCTGCGACGCGGAGGAGCCGACGTACATCCAGTAG
- a CDS encoding sugar O-acetyltransferase has product MSNEKEGMLSGALYDASDPELVAERRRAREFTDRCSRTRVNECEERNRLLSELLGSRGERCLIEPPFRCDYGYNLHVGDGFFANYDCVALDVRRIEIGRNCLLGPGVHLYTATHPIDPDDRTERLEYGEPVTIGDDVWIGGRAVVNPGVEIGDGSVVASGAVVIGDVPAGVVVGGNPARVVKEVGGE; this is encoded by the coding sequence ATGAGCAACGAGAAGGAGGGGATGCTCTCCGGAGCGCTCTACGACGCGAGCGACCCCGAACTCGTCGCGGAACGGAGACGCGCACGGGAGTTCACGGATCGGTGCAGCCGGACGCGAGTGAACGAGTGTGAGGAGCGAAATCGCCTGCTCTCCGAACTCCTCGGCTCGCGCGGGGAGCGGTGTCTGATAGAGCCACCCTTCCGGTGTGATTACGGTTACAACCTCCACGTCGGCGACGGGTTCTTCGCGAACTACGACTGCGTGGCTCTCGACGTTCGTCGAATCGAGATCGGTCGAAACTGCCTGCTCGGGCCGGGCGTCCACCTCTACACCGCGACCCACCCGATCGACCCGGACGATCGGACCGAGCGTCTGGAGTACGGAGAACCGGTGACGATCGGGGACGACGTCTGGATCGGCGGCCGGGCGGTCGTGAATCCAGGCGTCGAGATCGGGGACGGCAGCGTCGTCGCCTCCGGCGCGGTCGTGATCGGGGACGTCCCGGCGGGGGTGGTCGTCGGCGGGAACCCCGCGAGGGTCGTAAAAGAGGTCGGTGGGGAGTGA
- a CDS encoding DUF5796 family protein, giving the protein MEFRSDISPATLGVEFREEGIAVTYLDGRTVVYRREPEEVDERVETPPGKEVHVLVTDPTETEGVMVYVNDHDTHDEIIEATGVGRVLIEPGETDELFPGVSVTAREVSAVVEADPEVARGRVFVFAEDATGEFAYEITGRE; this is encoded by the coding sequence ATGGAGTTCAGAAGCGACATCTCGCCCGCGACGCTCGGAGTCGAGTTCCGCGAGGAGGGGATCGCCGTCACCTATCTCGACGGACGGACCGTCGTCTACCGTCGCGAGCCCGAGGAGGTCGACGAACGCGTCGAGACCCCACCCGGAAAGGAGGTCCACGTCCTCGTCACCGACCCGACCGAGACCGAGGGCGTGATGGTGTACGTCAACGACCACGACACCCACGACGAGATCATCGAGGCGACCGGCGTCGGCCGCGTACTGATCGAGCCGGGCGAGACCGACGAACTCTTCCCGGGCGTCTCGGTGACAGCCCGGGAGGTCTCGGCGGTCGTCGAGGCCGATCCCGAGGTCGCCCGTGGCCGGGTGTTCGTCTTCGCCGAGGACGCGACCGGCGAGTTCGCCTACGAGATCACCGGCAGGGAGTAG
- a CDS encoding shikimate kinase, which translates to MDGRARAPAAGTICNALATGRGSAFAIDGVETTATVSLEPGTEIEGEIAEDPEADTALIERCVSLAVERYDDESLGGLVRTESSIPMAAGLKSSSAAANATVLATCDALGIEVDRTEACLLGVRAAREAGVTVTGAFDDASASMLGGVTVTDNARDELLAHETVDWDVLVWTPEERAFSAEADVSACERIATIAELVEELALAGRYGEAMTVNGLAFSAALGFPTEPAIEALPEAEGVSLSGTGPSVVAVGDRKALGGVREQWEERTGTTWLTTTQTAGARRG; encoded by the coding sequence ATGGACGGCCGCGCACGGGCACCGGCAGCCGGGACGATCTGCAACGCGCTCGCCACCGGGCGCGGCTCGGCGTTCGCCATCGACGGCGTGGAGACGACCGCGACCGTCTCCCTCGAACCCGGTACCGAAATCGAAGGGGAGATAGCGGAGGATCCGGAGGCCGACACGGCGCTGATCGAACGGTGTGTCTCGCTCGCGGTCGAACGGTACGACGACGAGTCGCTCGGAGGTCTCGTGAGAACCGAGAGTTCGATCCCGATGGCGGCGGGGTTGAAGAGCTCGAGCGCGGCGGCCAACGCGACGGTTCTCGCGACGTGTGACGCGCTCGGGATCGAGGTCGATCGCACGGAGGCCTGCCTGCTCGGCGTGCGGGCCGCTCGCGAGGCGGGCGTGACGGTCACCGGGGCGTTCGACGACGCCTCGGCGAGCATGCTCGGTGGGGTGACGGTCACCGACAACGCCCGCGACGAACTGCTCGCACACGAGACCGTCGACTGGGACGTGCTCGTCTGGACGCCCGAGGAGCGAGCGTTCAGCGCCGAAGCGGACGTCTCCGCCTGCGAGCGGATCGCCACGATCGCGGAGCTGGTCGAGGAGCTCGCCCTCGCCGGGCGGTACGGCGAGGCGATGACGGTGAACGGACTCGCGTTCTCGGCCGCACTCGGTTTTCCCACCGAGCCGGCGATCGAGGCGCTGCCCGAGGCAGAGGGGGTCTCGCTCTCTGGGACCGGCCCGAGCGTGGTGGCGGTCGGCGACCGGAAGGCGTTAGGGGGAGTGCGTGAGCAGTGGGAAGAGAGGACCGGAACCACATGGCTGACGACCACACAGACGGCGGGGGCGAGACGGGGATGA
- a CDS encoding chorismate mutase, whose product MADDHTDGGGETGMNLDELREEIQEIDHDLVELIARRTYVASTIAEVKAREGLPTTDEGQEQRVMDRAGENAERFDVESNLVKAIFRLLIELNKVEQRQATENE is encoded by the coding sequence ATGGCTGACGACCACACAGACGGCGGGGGCGAGACGGGGATGAACCTGGACGAGCTACGCGAGGAGATCCAGGAGATCGACCACGATCTCGTCGAACTCATCGCCCGCCGGACCTACGTCGCCTCCACCATCGCGGAGGTCAAGGCACGCGAGGGGCTGCCGACGACCGACGAGGGTCAGGAACAGCGGGTGATGGACCGGGCGGGCGAGAACGCAGAACGGTTCGACGTGGAGTCGAACCTGGTGAAGGCGATCTTTCGGCTACTGATCGAACTGAACAAAGTAGAGCAGAGACAAGCTACCGAAAACGAGTGA
- a CDS encoding bacterio-opsin activator domain-containing protein: MSSSVPSPSSVLEVVDQLAPPGTPLTTPEVAERFDCTDRTIYNKLDALVEEGPLETKKIGAKGRVWWRPLRECETEYTGGFDPEGTVTDSTGSERRRHVGEPTFRQLFESIDEGVCIVEKIDSDPGEPIDFRYVEANPAFERHTGGGDVVGTTIRESFPGESEEVYDLYDTILQTGESVQFEYELERNDCYLEILVFRLENEERKLGVLFRDITERKRAETALRESEERYRTLFKSITEGFCVLEKVDTDPDEPIDFQYVEANPAFAAQSGIDDVVRKTMREAIPELSEEWFETYDTVVQTGDAVRFERELETEGRILELYAFQAGDGTDEQVEVIFQDITERKRREEELRERAELDAFRVELTDTIRPLADPVEVQQEAARVLGEQLQADRANYCEVLSEDGRVLVRNEYLRGDIPSALGEHHLDDFGQHILETLHEGDPVVVDDLGTDPKFSEDQRASYLEYGVRSLMAAPVIKNCRCTAYVVVNQYTPREWTEVEVAMVQETAERTWEAVERAHAEKSLTRANDALERLNEASQELMRADTTAIATHAGSLARTALDLEYTALWCYDETTGEFQQYTSHAESKTSSDAIDLPTDLSERAWQAFINDEIAIENDLTYASETETPSNSQLRSCVIVPLGRYGAICAGTTGTGMIDEVTVDLTETLAATIEAAWNRATSEQQLAQQNEELARLDRLNGLIREIIEALVEADSLPAIDRAVCERLAESKQYEFAWIGDRDAVTDTILPREWAGVDSSYIDDLSVSIDEQSTERSPIATAALSHRIQVVSDIATETQFTPRREATLERGARACISVPLVYDEVLYGVLSIYARQPQPDERDFVVFEELGRTIAHAINAIETRETLQTDRVVELTVRSRESRAPLCQLVRKTDCTIEFEGLVHRTAGEPDVFFTVAGASVEELLTAGEEAAAIQELTCIATHGSHSLFRARVSEPALASRFAEQHAIVRTLTIEEGTATAVVDIPHTTSARRFVTDMQQFAPDLELLARRGRDRPLKTRQTFRAICEERMTPKQQAVLHTAFLSGFFESPRVRTGRDVSVSLDISQPTFSNHLRAAQRAVFEVLFEESEITIA, translated from the coding sequence ATGAGTTCCTCGGTACCCTCTCCGTCGTCCGTCCTCGAGGTGGTTGATCAGCTCGCACCGCCAGGCACGCCGTTGACGACCCCCGAAGTGGCCGAGAGGTTCGACTGTACGGATCGAACTATCTACAACAAACTCGACGCGCTCGTCGAAGAGGGGCCTCTCGAAACGAAGAAGATAGGGGCGAAGGGCCGGGTCTGGTGGCGACCGCTTCGAGAGTGCGAGACCGAGTACACTGGTGGATTCGACCCGGAGGGAACCGTCACCGATAGCACCGGGTCCGAACGGAGGAGACACGTCGGGGAACCTACCTTCCGTCAGTTGTTCGAGTCGATCGATGAGGGGGTCTGCATCGTCGAGAAGATCGACTCCGACCCGGGCGAGCCGATCGACTTTCGGTACGTAGAGGCCAACCCGGCCTTCGAGAGGCACACGGGAGGGGGCGACGTGGTTGGAACGACTATCCGGGAGTCGTTTCCGGGCGAGTCGGAGGAGGTGTATGACCTCTACGACACCATCTTACAGACCGGGGAATCGGTTCAGTTCGAGTATGAGCTTGAGAGGAACGACTGCTATCTAGAGATATTAGTATTCCGACTTGAAAACGAGGAGCGGAAACTCGGCGTGCTGTTCAGAGATATTACCGAGCGCAAACGTGCCGAAACTGCATTACGTGAGAGCGAGGAACGCTATCGGACCCTGTTCAAGTCGATAACCGAGGGCTTTTGCGTCCTCGAGAAAGTCGATACCGACCCGGACGAGCCAATTGATTTCCAGTACGTAGAGGCGAACCCCGCCTTTGCAGCCCAATCCGGTATCGATGACGTGGTTAGAAAGACGATGCGGGAAGCGATTCCAGAACTGTCCGAAGAGTGGTTCGAGACGTACGATACCGTCGTACAAACCGGGGACGCGGTTCGATTCGAGCGCGAACTCGAAACCGAGGGGCGAATCTTAGAGCTATACGCATTCCAAGCGGGAGATGGAACAGACGAGCAAGTCGAGGTGATTTTCCAGGATATTACCGAACGCAAGCGTAGGGAAGAAGAACTGCGTGAACGAGCAGAGTTGGATGCTTTCCGTGTCGAACTCACCGACACGATCCGTCCACTCGCCGATCCTGTGGAGGTGCAACAGGAGGCCGCCCGCGTTCTCGGCGAGCAGCTACAAGCCGATCGAGCGAACTATTGCGAAGTCCTCTCCGAGGACGGCAGGGTGCTGGTCCGTAACGAATACCTTCGTGGCGACATTCCGTCTGCTCTCGGTGAGCATCACCTCGACGACTTCGGCCAGCACATCCTCGAGACACTCCACGAGGGTGATCCCGTGGTGGTAGACGATCTGGGGACCGATCCGAAGTTCAGTGAGGACCAACGCGCCTCCTATCTGGAATACGGTGTTCGTTCGTTGATGGCCGCACCGGTAATCAAAAACTGCCGATGCACGGCGTACGTAGTCGTCAACCAGTATACTCCTCGAGAGTGGACGGAGGTTGAGGTCGCAATGGTTCAGGAGACGGCTGAACGTACGTGGGAGGCCGTCGAACGAGCTCACGCCGAGAAATCGTTGACACGAGCGAACGACGCTCTCGAACGGCTCAACGAGGCAAGTCAGGAGCTGATGAGGGCTGACACAACGGCGATCGCTACCCACGCTGGTTCACTCGCCCGGACCGCACTTGATCTCGAGTACACAGCCCTTTGGTGCTATGACGAGACTACCGGTGAGTTCCAGCAGTACACCAGTCACGCAGAATCGAAGACAAGCTCCGATGCGATCGATCTTCCTACTGATCTCTCCGAGCGAGCGTGGCAGGCATTTATCAACGACGAGATAGCGATTGAAAACGACCTCACATACGCCTCTGAGACTGAAACTCCCTCGAACTCTCAGCTTCGGAGTTGTGTAATCGTGCCGCTTGGTAGATACGGCGCCATCTGTGCAGGCACCACTGGAACCGGAATGATCGACGAGGTAACGGTCGATCTCACTGAAACGCTCGCAGCGACCATCGAAGCGGCGTGGAATCGTGCGACGAGCGAACAGCAGTTAGCACAGCAGAACGAGGAACTGGCACGCCTCGACCGTCTCAACGGTCTCATTCGGGAGATCATTGAGGCACTAGTTGAGGCAGATAGTCTTCCAGCGATCGACCGAGCCGTTTGCGAACGACTGGCGGAGTCGAAGCAGTACGAGTTCGCTTGGATCGGTGACCGGGATGCGGTCACGGACACGATCCTTCCACGAGAGTGGGCGGGGGTCGATAGCAGCTACATCGACGATCTCTCGGTCTCAATCGACGAACAGTCGACGGAACGGAGCCCGATCGCCACGGCAGCGCTCTCACACCGGATACAGGTCGTGTCGGATATCGCTACAGAGACACAGTTCACTCCCCGGCGCGAGGCTACGTTGGAGCGGGGCGCTCGCGCGTGTATTTCCGTTCCACTCGTCTACGACGAGGTCCTCTACGGGGTGCTTTCGATCTACGCGCGTCAGCCACAGCCCGACGAGCGTGACTTCGTCGTCTTCGAAGAGCTCGGGAGAACGATAGCGCACGCGATAAACGCGATAGAAACGAGAGAGACGCTTCAGACGGACCGCGTCGTCGAGCTTACAGTACGGTCCCGCGAGTCGAGAGCACCACTGTGCCAGCTCGTACGGAAGACCGACTGTACGATAGAGTTCGAGGGACTCGTACACCGAACGGCCGGTGAACCGGACGTCTTCTTCACCGTTGCTGGAGCTTCGGTGGAGGAACTCCTGACTGCCGGTGAGGAGGCGGCCGCGATACAGGAACTGACGTGTATCGCAACCCACGGGAGCCACTCCTTGTTCAGAGCACGGGTATCCGAGCCAGCGCTCGCATCACGGTTCGCCGAGCAGCACGCGATCGTGCGCACGTTAACCATCGAAGAAGGGACCGCAACCGCCGTCGTAGATATCCCTCACACGACCAGCGCTCGTCGGTTCGTCACGGACATGCAGCAGTTCGCTCCCGATCTCGAGCTGCTCGCCCGTCGTGGTCGCGATCGGCCGCTCAAGACCAGACAGACGTTTCGGGCGATCTGTGAAGAACGTATGACCCCGAAACAACAGGCAGTCCTCCATACGGCGTTTCTGAGTGGGTTCTTCGAGTCGCCACGAGTGCGAACGGGGCGAGACGTCTCCGTATCACTGGACATCTCCCAACCGACGTTCAGCAACCACCTCCGGGCGGCCCAACGGGCAGTGTTCGAGGTGCTATTCGAGGAAAGCGAGATCACCATAGCGTAG
- a CDS encoding class I SAM-dependent methyltransferase codes for MTPTEVRDEWAGRSGEFSPAYYAHHGPNATSDLVRETLDERVGQTASVLELGCSSGRHLAHLHANGYEDLHGIEVNEGAREVMAEAYPELSDGGTFHFEAVEGLIEGIEDDRYDVTFAVETLQHLHPDSEWVFEELVRITDSLLVTVEHEPEGSASEVLRINDEFPLYHRDWTRIFTELGLEEVSVQPAGRDTLRAFSPPEA; via the coding sequence GTGACTCCGACCGAGGTCAGAGACGAGTGGGCCGGCCGTTCCGGCGAGTTCTCGCCCGCGTACTACGCCCACCACGGGCCGAACGCGACGAGCGACCTCGTTCGAGAGACGCTCGACGAGAGGGTGGGGCAGACGGCGAGCGTCCTCGAACTCGGCTGCAGTTCGGGACGACACCTCGCACACCTCCACGCGAACGGCTACGAGGACCTCCACGGGATCGAGGTGAACGAGGGGGCACGGGAGGTGATGGCCGAGGCGTATCCCGAACTCAGCGACGGAGGAACCTTCCACTTCGAGGCGGTGGAGGGGCTGATCGAGGGGATAGAGGACGACCGGTACGACGTGACGTTCGCCGTCGAGACGCTCCAGCACCTGCATCCGGACAGCGAGTGGGTGTTCGAGGAGCTGGTCCGGATCACCGACTCGCTGCTCGTGACGGTCGAACACGAGCCCGAAGGGTCGGCGTCCGAGGTCCTCCGGATCAACGACGAGTTCCCGCTCTATCACCGCGACTGGACCCGGATCTTCACCGAACTCGGACTCGAAGAGGTGAGCGTACAGCCGGCCGGCCGCGACACATTGCGCGCGTTCTCCCCGCCGGAGGCGTAG
- a CDS encoding cupin domain-containing protein, whose protein sequence is MAQPPEPFAVGEGEGTPVWFLGTLVTIKATGADTHGSFSLVEELAPPGFGPPWHVHHAEDELFYVLEGEETFRVGEREIRAPEGSTVYAPHGTPHSYRVEGEIPARHLCLTSPPGLENFVLDVGTPADERTLPPGTEPTPEEVEKVAALQEEYGFEILGPPPWGGEDEWENGR, encoded by the coding sequence ATGGCACAGCCGCCGGAGCCGTTCGCCGTAGGAGAGGGTGAGGGAACGCCGGTCTGGTTCCTCGGAACGCTCGTGACGATAAAGGCGACCGGCGCGGATACGCACGGGTCGTTCTCGCTCGTCGAAGAGCTCGCACCACCAGGGTTCGGGCCGCCGTGGCACGTCCACCACGCCGAGGACGAACTGTTCTACGTCCTCGAGGGCGAAGAGACCTTTCGCGTCGGGGAGCGAGAGATCCGCGCACCCGAGGGGTCGACGGTCTACGCGCCGCACGGAACGCCCCACAGCTACCGGGTCGAGGGCGAGATTCCCGCCCGACACCTCTGTCTCACCTCCCCACCGGGTCTCGAGAACTTCGTCCTCGACGTCGGCACGCCGGCCGACGAACGAACGCTTCCCCCGGGAACGGAACCGACACCGGAGGAGGTGGAGAAGGTGGCGGCGCTCCAGGAGGAGTACGGTTTCGAGATACTGGGACCGCCGCCGTGGGGCGGAGAGGACGAGTGGGAGAACGGACGGTAG
- the surE gene encoding 5'/3'-nucleotidase SurE, translated as MDADGTPEVLLTNDDGIDSPGLHALADALSEVANVTVVAPADDQSAVGRKITVSGSVSVEERDRGYAIGGTPVDCVVAGLEAIGPYPDLVVAGCNTGANLGAYVLGRSGTVSAAVEAAFFGLPAIAVSLYIPESEWDGKHRDIEDYAEAARATRHLVKGAPDAGIFEHAEYLNVNAPIATGVPAGMRVTTPSPVYDMEASHDGDSITLYDRMWERMADEEINDPEGSDRRVVVSGDVSVSPLTAPHTARPHESLDAVVSEFNGRDP; from the coding sequence ATGGACGCAGACGGCACGCCCGAGGTGCTCCTCACGAACGATGACGGCATCGACAGCCCCGGCCTCCACGCGCTCGCCGACGCGCTCTCGGAGGTCGCGAACGTCACCGTCGTCGCTCCTGCGGACGACCAGAGTGCGGTCGGGCGGAAGATCACCGTCTCGGGCTCGGTCTCCGTCGAGGAGCGGGATCGGGGCTACGCCATCGGTGGAACGCCCGTGGACTGCGTCGTCGCGGGCCTTGAGGCGATCGGACCCTACCCGGACCTCGTCGTCGCGGGCTGTAACACCGGCGCGAACCTCGGCGCGTACGTCCTGGGTCGCTCCGGTACGGTGAGCGCGGCGGTCGAGGCCGCGTTCTTCGGACTGCCGGCGATCGCCGTCTCGCTCTACATCCCCGAGAGCGAGTGGGACGGCAAGCACCGCGATATCGAGGACTACGCCGAGGCGGCGCGGGCGACGCGACACCTCGTCAAAGGGGCCCCCGACGCGGGGATCTTCGAGCACGCGGAGTACCTCAACGTGAACGCGCCGATCGCCACTGGGGTGCCGGCGGGGATGCGTGTGACGACGCCGTCGCCGGTCTACGACATGGAGGCGAGCCACGACGGCGACTCGATCACCCTCTACGACCGGATGTGGGAGCGGATGGCCGACGAGGAGATAAACGACCCCGAGGGGAGCGACCGCCGGGTCGTCGTCTCGGGTGACGTGAGCGTCTCGCCGCTGACGGCCCCGCACACCGCCCGACCGCACGAGTCCCTCGACGCCGTCGTCTCCGAGTTCAACGGTCGCGACCCGTAG
- a CDS encoding small ribosomal subunit Rsm22 family protein, protein MTPEERATIRDTARYLRNVRPIDPEELTEYVESRPHSAVVRQVLRESAAEVGLLEREDGLFVPVPDSPLVPEFDGVDRLPERYERRLDGLLTDRFGPEWEDDESGDALRGAIRDLKERYYRGRDVAYDETAALGYALYHLQDYYAAIQYLLDELGSVGLLPSHLRVLDVGAGVGGPALGLADYAGRALIEYHAIEPSVSVGILSELLAETGPNVHPRIHRDRAETFEPDGEYDLLLFCNVLSELDAPVETVERFLPHLAADGTCVLLAPADRNTAIGLRTVERALADDGPLDVFAPTLRLWPGERPTDEGWSFDVREDLEPSGLQERLDGGKRGESDPGERTAATGEFVNRDVQYAYALLRSDGKRRIDAEPSRSRFAPLCEMDRHVTDRIDCLSVKLSRSLSTGRPLYRIGDGSQREDCFAVVTNETSLNRGLREAAYGELLVFESVLVLWNGDEGAYNLVVDDETVVDRAG, encoded by the coding sequence ATGACGCCCGAGGAACGGGCGACGATCCGCGATACGGCACGCTACCTCAGGAACGTCCGGCCGATCGATCCCGAGGAGCTGACGGAGTACGTCGAGAGCCGACCGCACTCGGCAGTCGTTCGACAGGTGCTCAGGGAGAGCGCCGCCGAGGTCGGCCTGCTCGAACGCGAGGACGGTCTCTTCGTCCCCGTTCCCGACAGCCCTCTCGTCCCCGAGTTCGACGGCGTGGACCGGCTCCCGGAGCGCTACGAGCGCCGACTGGACGGCCTCCTGACCGATCGGTTCGGTCCGGAGTGGGAGGACGACGAGTCGGGCGACGCACTCCGGGGGGCGATCCGCGACCTGAAAGAGCGCTACTACCGCGGGAGGGACGTCGCCTACGACGAGACGGCGGCGCTCGGCTACGCGCTCTACCACCTGCAGGACTACTACGCGGCGATCCAGTACCTCCTCGACGAGCTCGGCTCCGTGGGGCTGCTCCCCTCTCACCTGCGGGTTCTCGACGTCGGGGCGGGCGTCGGCGGGCCGGCACTCGGACTCGCGGACTACGCCGGGAGAGCGCTGATCGAGTACCACGCGATCGAGCCGAGCGTCTCCGTAGGGATCCTCTCGGAGCTCCTCGCGGAGACGGGCCCGAACGTCCATCCCCGGATCCACCGCGACCGGGCGGAGACGTTCGAACCCGACGGGGAGTACGACCTGCTCCTGTTCTGTAACGTGCTGAGCGAACTCGACGCTCCGGTCGAAACGGTCGAACGGTTCCTCCCCCACCTCGCCGCGGACGGCACGTGCGTCCTCCTCGCGCCCGCCGACCGGAACACCGCGATCGGCTTGCGTACCGTGGAACGGGCGCTCGCCGACGACGGACCGCTCGACGTGTTCGCGCCCACGCTCCGGCTCTGGCCGGGCGAGCGGCCGACGGACGAGGGGTGGTCGTTCGACGTGCGTGAGGACCTCGAACCGAGCGGTCTACAGGAACGTCTCGACGGGGGGAAACGAGGCGAGAGCGATCCGGGGGAACGGACCGCCGCGACGGGCGAGTTCGTGAACCGGGACGTCCAGTACGCCTACGCGCTGTTGCGTTCGGACGGGAAGCGACGGATCGACGCGGAGCCCTCGCGATCCCGATTCGCCCCACTCTGTGAGATGGACCGCCACGTCACCGATCGGATCGACTGTCTCTCGGTGAAACTCAGCCGGTCGCTCTCTACGGGCCGACCGCTCTACCGGATCGGCGACGGCAGCCAGCGGGAGGACTGTTTCGCCGTGGTGACGAACGAGACGTCGCTGAACCGGGGGCTCCGAGAGGCGGCCTACGGGGAACTGCTCGTCTTCGAGTCGGTGCTGGTGCTCTGGAACGGCGACGAGGGGGCGTACAACCTGGTCGTCGACGACGAGACGGTCGTCGACCGGGCGGGGTGA
- a CDS encoding prephenate dehydrogenase, translating into MRLLIVGAGAMGRWFAAAVATGVDEIAFADVDHAAAQAAAEAQGGRAVAIDGEEGFDALCVAVPLSIAPTAIEEHASRAGAAVFDVSGAMTEPVNAMRAAASDRERASLHPLFAPENEPGNVPVVVDESGAITEEVLSRIEARGNALVETTPEEHDRAMETVQAKVHAAVLAYALARDPVPEGFETPVSRGLDDLVETVTGGTPHVYGEIQGAFDGAESVASAAERIAASDGEAFEALYREASEGAIRYDAGDR; encoded by the coding sequence ATGAGACTGCTGATCGTCGGGGCGGGGGCGATGGGGCGCTGGTTCGCGGCGGCGGTCGCCACGGGAGTGGACGAGATCGCATTCGCCGACGTGGACCACGCGGCCGCGCAAGCGGCGGCCGAGGCGCAGGGTGGTCGAGCGGTCGCGATCGACGGTGAGGAGGGGTTCGACGCGCTCTGTGTCGCGGTGCCGCTCTCGATCGCCCCGACGGCCATCGAGGAGCACGCCTCGCGGGCGGGGGCGGCCGTCTTCGACGTGAGCGGCGCGATGACCGAGCCCGTGAACGCGATGCGCGCGGCCGCATCCGACCGCGAGCGAGCGAGTCTCCACCCGCTGTTCGCCCCGGAGAACGAGCCCGGAAACGTTCCGGTGGTCGTCGACGAGAGCGGCGCGATCACGGAGGAGGTCCTCTCGCGGATCGAGGCGCGTGGGAACGCCCTGGTCGAGACAACCCCGGAAGAGCACGACCGGGCGATGGAGACGGTCCAGGCGAAGGTCCACGCCGCGGTGCTCGCCTACGCGCTCGCGCGCGACCCGGTCCCGGAGGGGTTCGAGACACCGGTCTCGCGGGGGCTCGACGACCTGGTCGAGACGGTCACCGGCGGAACCCCGCACGTCTACGGCGAGATCCAGGGAGCGTTCGACGGAGCGGAGAGCGTCGCGAGCGCGGCCGAACGGATCGCAGCGTCGGATGGGGAGGCGTTCGAGGCGCTCTACCGCGAGGCCAGCGAGGGAGCGATCCGATACGACGCGGGAGACCGATGA
- a CDS encoding SDR family NAD(P)-dependent oxidoreductase, with protein MDLTDRVVLITGAGAGIGKATAECCADHGAEVVVTDVDGEAARAVAEEIDAESARLDVRDPESFEAAIEETVSAFGRIDGLVNNAGIGQPPNPVEDVDEATRDAVFGVNLYGTWNGTRAVVPRMKERRSGAIVNVSSLAGQIGLANFSAYSLTKGAVLNFTRAVATELGPHGVRANAVCPGFVETALSRDYFEASDDPERARERMEATYPLKRLGEPEEVAEPIVFLLSERASYVTGHGFTIDGGYSAG; from the coding sequence ATGGATCTGACCGATCGGGTCGTGCTGATCACGGGCGCGGGCGCTGGCATCGGGAAGGCGACAGCGGAGTGCTGTGCGGACCACGGCGCGGAGGTCGTCGTCACCGACGTGGACGGCGAGGCGGCGCGTGCGGTGGCCGAGGAGATCGACGCGGAGAGCGCACGCCTCGACGTTCGCGACCCGGAGAGCTTCGAGGCGGCCATCGAGGAGACCGTCTCGGCGTTCGGCCGGATCGACGGCCTCGTGAACAACGCGGGGATCGGCCAGCCCCCGAACCCGGTCGAGGACGTCGACGAGGCGACCCGCGACGCGGTGTTCGGCGTGAACCTCTACGGCACCTGGAACGGCACGCGCGCGGTCGTGCCGCGGATGAAGGAGCGGAGATCGGGGGCGATCGTGAACGTCTCCTCGCTCGCGGGGCAGATCGGGCTGGCGAACTTCTCGGCGTACTCGCTCACGAAGGGGGCGGTCCTGAACTTCACGCGGGCGGTGGCGACCGAACTCGGCCCGCACGGCGTGCGCGCGAACGCGGTCTGTCCGGGCTTCGTCGAGACCGCGCTCTCACGGGACTACTTCGAGGCGTCGGACGACCCCGAACGGGCGAGAGAACGGATGGAGGCGACGTACCCGTTGAAACGCCTCGGCGAACCGGAGGAGGTCGCAGAGCCGATCGTCTTCTTGCTCAGCGAGCGCGCCTCCTACGTCACCGGCCACGGCTTCACGATCGACGGGGGCTACTCCGCGGGGTAG